Proteins encoded in a region of the Antedon mediterranea chromosome 2, ecAntMedi1.1, whole genome shotgun sequence genome:
- the LOC140039694 gene encoding dnaJ homolog subfamily B member 11-like, with protein MNYLIRLLVLVFQVSLTVLAGRDFYKILGVTKKATKNEIKKAYRKLAIQYHPDKNQGDPEAEEKFKDLGAAYEVLSDEEKRKQYDNYGEEGLKDTGSHRDPFSSFFGDFGFHFGGHHHSHNDDVPRGDDVHVDLEVSLEELYTGNFVEIVRYRPVPHTSSGTRKCNCRQEMRTMQLGPGRFQMSQHEVCDECPNVKLVNEEKILELEVEPGMVDGQEYSFIAEGEPNIDGEAGDLKFYIIAAKHPRFERKGNDLYTNVTISLQDALVGFEMDITHLDGHKVHVVRDKITWPGARIRKTEEGMPFYDNNNNKGSLFITFDVKFPKGEISNENKEKFKQLLNEVSKPTVYNGLQGY; from the exons atgaattatttaatacGTTTACTAGTTCTTGTTTTTCAAGTTTCTCTTACAGTATTAGCTGG GCGTGATTTCTACAAGATATTGGGCGTCACgaaaaaagcaacaaaaaatgaaattaaaaaagcATATAGGAAATTAGCAATACAGTATCATCCTGATAAAAACCAGGGTGATCCTGAAGCTGAGGAGAAATTCAAGGATTTAGGAGCAGCTTATGAG GTGTTATCAGATGAAGAAAAACGTAAACAATATGATAACTATGGAGAAGAAGGTCTAAAAGATACTGGTAGCCACAGAGATCCATTCTCAAG TTTTTTTGGTGACTTTGGATTTCATTTTGGTGGTCATCATCATTCACATAACGATGATGTCCCACGAGGAGACGATGTACATGTAGATCTTGAGGTATCATTAGAAGAACTGTATACTGGTAACTTTGTAGAG attGTAAGATATAGGCCCGTACCTCATACCTCATCTGGAACAAGGAAGTGCAACTGCCGGCAGGAGATGCGAACAATGCAGTTAGGCCCAGGAAGATTTCAAATGTCTCAACACGAAGTTTGTGATGAATGTCCAAATGTTAA ATTAGTAAATGAAGAAAAGATTCTAGAATTAGAGGTTGAACCGGGTATGGTTGACGGACAAGAATACTCATTCATAGCCGAAGGTGAACCAAACATCGACGGGGAAGCTGGAGATCTTAAGTTTTATATTATTGCTGCAAA ACATCCTAGATTTGAAAGGAAGGGCAATGACCTTTATACGAATGTAACAATATCCCTACAAGATGCTTTAGTAGGATTTGAAATGGATATTACACACTTAGATGGACATAAG GTTCATGTGGTTAGAGATAAAATTACGTGGCCCGGAGCTCGTATACGAAAAACCGAAGAAGGAATGCCATTTTAcgataataacaacaataaaggATCACTGTTCATAACATTTGATGTTAAATTTCCAAAAGGTGAAATatcaaatgaaaataaagaaa AATTTAAACAACTTTTAAACGAAGTATCTAAACCAACAGTATATAATGGCTTACAAGGGTATTGA
- the LOC140040505 gene encoding rab3 GTPase-activating protein catalytic subunit-like has translation MSEETEDTDVFEITDFTTASEWERFIARLEHILHDWKLNIVPQNNKVKKGENGCWKERQEFIQFANFRFIITEHRLFFEDEQTEEVLSSKEEETEDRLPQTMEDMISMDGDFPPRAHCLCRWYGVQHFLVLAPSAKSDAISSESKCNLLLSSATVAINNTNCKVPVFAQIQQKWRRMYTGVAEAPGVRTTFDMVHLMKAPPQYNHLQGLLTIFRSKIAGTVNIPYVNVSVRFTFVLQDWTHYSAWPQQPPDIDEVDNENDVSIGYAGFKSLPFGAIEDPIRELHLYTTWPCFTEDMMVDNSSFSDLDPLRAPVWSVRVRMVDNPECLLADYLLEFEKLCSRKESTEQLLGKAYQEENEENIGEALQRLTDPGMAFISKKATVVSRLKTRRKKRRKVESNEPEPIPTELLNEILSYLFPDDAENSSEESNSVNDEQENKEKYRHFKTAPEGSLVYKLAVCMCVVNYNHGGMKGAAHLWHEFLLELRYRLESKTLISGLNSGSPNLGYCILHQKLQMLNCCISRKIARERRLKQTKSQTTAETNNENSSHQEITNTKEIQSSSVSVSAEEEMVVDELQGSEWSVKSNKTDSDSDEEFFECDDDSRHFDDKSSNSDEKEISEGKSGSLEGTSDDARTDTCPDASAVSTVTSQQISPEEEEESSLGSIETKNFVDSVAHQPEGRLRQCDDLLLQSCEEPLYIPIMQDPAPMTEDMLEEHAEILAQLGTSSEGAELRARMQSACLLSDMESFKAANPGCILADFVRWYSPRDWIEEVNDDGILKGSLSQRMKIPGNTWQEVWNQAKPCPAHRQRRLFDDTKEAEKVLHFLSSMTLGDLALHLIPVLIHSALIRVEQAELKNLPVLKTTLEQIISSASKTTRSASQEVTKYQELIKQIKLVEAVIARSESLKTKFSPQATGTKNQAEMETFVSSLLEQPEVPVIGAAKGPAGSLIKKLFIDAQRAFKSTDEEGSSTGQNTSQFPRPTGREFILRTSVPRPAPYSKPTHQRMFCVLMQDEFRIAGAFSEDTSFQ, from the exons ATGTCGGAGGAAACTGAG GATACAGATGTCTTTGAGATTACAGATTTTACAACAGCTTCAGAATGGGAAAG ATTTATAGCACGATTGGAACACATACTCCATGACTGGAAATTAAACATTgtcccacaaaataataaagtgaAAAAAGGAGAAAATGGTTGCTGGAAAGAAAGACAGGAATTCATACAGTTTGCAAACTTTAGATTTATTATTACTGAGCACAGGCTGTTCTTTGAAGATGAACAGACAGAAGAAGTATTATCTAGTAAAGAAGAAGAAACAGAgg ATCGTTTGCCACAAACAATGGAGGATATGATATCAATGGACGGTGACTTTCCACCAAGAGCCCACTGTCTTTGTAGATG GTATGGTGTGCAACACTTTCTTGTTCTAGCACCCTCTGCGAAAAGTGATGCTATTAGCAGTGAAAGCAAGTGTAACTTATTATTAAGTTCTGCCACAGTTGCCATTAACAATACAAATTG tAAAGTTCCAGTATTTGCTCAAATTCAGCAGAAATGGAGGCGAATGTATACTGGAGTGGCTGAAGCTCCCGGTGTTCGTACGACCTTTGACATGGTACACCTGATGAAAGCACCACCCCAGTACAATCACTTACAGGGACTGTTAACTATTTTCAGATCTAAAATT GCTGGTACTGTAAATATACCTTATGTTAATGTATCAGTACGATTTACATTTGTCCTTCAAGACTGGACTCACTACTCGGCTTGGCCCCAACAACCTCCAG atATTGACGAAGTTGATAATGAGAATGACGTGTCAATAGGATATGCTGGTTTTAAAAGCTTGCCGTTTGGAGCTATAGAAGATCCTATACGTGAACTACATCTGTATACTACATGGCCTTGTTTTACAGAAGATATGATGGTTGATAACAGTTCATTTTC TGACCTTGACCCTTTACGTGCACCTGTATGGTCAGTTCGAGTAAGAATGGTGGACAATCCTGAATGCCTTTTAG cgGATTACCTTTTAGAGTTTGAAAAACTATGCAGTCGTAAAGAATCAACTGAGCAATTATTAGGTAAGGCTTACCAAGAGGAGAATGAAGAAAATATTGGAGAGGCCTTGCAAAGGCTTACAGATCCAGGGATGGCATTCATCTCCAAGAAGGCAACAGTAGTGAGTAGGTTAAAGACAAGAAGGAAAAAAAGGAGAAAAGTGGAAAGCAATGAACCGGAACCGATTCCAACTGAACTTCTTAATGAAATATTATCA TATCTTTTTCCTGATGATGCTGAAAACAGTTCAGAGGAATCAAATTCAGTTAATGATGAACAAGAAAACAAG GAAAAGTATCGTCATTTCAAAACGGCACCTGAAGGAAGCTTAGTATATAAGCTTGCTGTGTGTATGTGTGTGGTTAACTATAACCATGGTGGAATGAAAGGAGCCGCACATCTATGGCATGAGTTTTTACTAGAGTTGCGGTACAGATTGGAAAGTAAGACATTAATATCAGG GTTGAATTCTGGTTCTCCTAATCTTGGTTACTGTATACTTCATCAAAAACTGCAG atgtTAAATTGTTGTATTTCACGGAAGATAGCAAGAGAAAGaagattaaaacaaacaaagtcACAAACAACTGCTGAAACCAATAATGAAAATAGCTCCCATCAAGAAATAACCAATACTAAAGAAATACAGAGTAGCAGTGTGTCTGTAAGTGCAGAAGAAGAAATGGTCGTTGATGAATTACAAGGATCAGAGTGGAGCGTTAAAAGCAATAAAACAGACAGTGATAGTGATGAAGAATTCTTTGAATGTGATGATGATAGCAGACATTTTGATGATAAATCTTCTAACTCTGACGAAAAAGAAATATCTGAAGGAAAATCAGGAAGTTTAGAAGGTACAAGTGATGATGCCAGAACTGACACATGTCCAGATGCTTCAGCAGTATCAACTGTAACATCACAACAAATATCACCAGAGGAGGAAGAGGAGTCATCTTTAGGTTCAATAGAGACTAAAAACTTTGTAGATTCGGTTGCTCACCAACCTGAGGGCAGGCTTCGGCAGTGTGACGATTTGCTTCTGCAAAGCTGTGAGGAACCATTATATATACCCATCATGCAG GATCCAGCCCCAATGACAGAGGACATGCTTGAGGAGCATGCTGAGATACTAGCCCAGCTAGGCACGTCCAGTGAAGGTGCTGAGTTGAGGGCTAGAATGCAAAGTGCTTGCTTACTCTCAGACATGGAATCATTCAAG GCTGCCAATCCAGGATGTATCTTAGCAGATTTTGTAAGATGGTATTCTCCAAGAGACTGGATCGAAGAGGTTAATGATGATGGAATTCTAAAGGGTTCACTGAGTCAAAGAATGAAG attccTGGTAATACTTGGCAAGAGGTATGGAATCAAGCCAAACCCTGTCCAGCACACCGACAAAGACGATTATTTGATGACACCAAAGAAGCTGAGAAAGTGCTACATTTCTTAAGTTCAATGACACTAGGAGATTTGGCTCTTCATTTAATACCTGTGCTTATACATTCTGCACTTATACGAGTTGAACAAGCAG AATTGAAGAACCTTCCAGTTCTAAAGACAACCCTAGAACAGATTATCTCATCAGCCTCTAAGACTACACGCAGTGCATCACAAGAAGTTACCAAGTATCAG GaattaatcaaacaaattaAGTTGGTTGAGGCAGTTATTGCCCGTTCTGAGTCACTAAAGACCAAATTCAGTCCCCAAGCAACAGGAACTAAGAACCAAGCTGAGATGGAAACATTTGTGTCTAGCCTCCTTGAACAACCTGAGGTTCCTGTTATTGGAGCTGCTAAAGGGCCAGCTGGCTCACTTATTAAGAAGCTGTTCATCGATGCACAAAGG GCTTTTAAATCAACAGATGAAGAAGGATCGTCAACAGGCCAGAATACATCTCAATTCCCACGACCTACAGGTCGAGAGTTTATACTGAGGACAAGTGTTCCACGACCAGCACCATACTCCAAGCCAACTCATCAACGAATGTTTTGTGTTTTGATGCAAGATGAATTTAGGATAGCAGGTGCTTTCTCGGAGGACACTTCATtccaataa
- the LOC140040508 gene encoding pre-miRNA 5'-monophosphate methyltransferase-like, with protein MAKPFQPGAAPFGNFINYYSFNPPQNRLKLIPDSLLTSLTNDDKSTRILILDIGCNAGDLTVGMYKNLTQRPATINKSENSPEISMLGCDIDKTLIQRALQNNPFPDKIAYQAFNFMDGATRVKHLKAFLKSHGKEHFDLVCCFSLTMWIHLNNGDTGLLEFLDIISSMTRFVLIEPHPWRCYRNAERRVTKLGCEGFELLPHIKIRNDVDVQIKNYLTDSCGMTLIKDFGATKWKRSIHLFQKSDLKHKLK; from the exons ATGGCGAAGCCGTTCCAGCCGGGTGCCGCTCCATTTGgcaattttattaattattactccTTTAATCCACCACAGAACAGACTGAAATTAATTCCTGACAGTTTGTTAACTTCTTTGACAAACGATGATAAATCAACTCGAATATTAATACTGGATATTGGATGTAATGCTGGG GATTTGACAGTTGGGATGTACAAGAACCTAACACAAAGACCTGCTACAATCAACAAAAGTGAAAATTCTCCAGAAATATCAATGCTTGGTTGCGACATTGATAAAACATTAATTCAACGTGCACTTCAAAACAATCCGTTTCCAGACAAAATAGCTTACCAGGCATTCAACTTTATGGATGGAGCTACACGGgttaaacatttaaaagcatTCCTAAAGTCTCACGGAAAAGAACACTTTGATCTTGTTTGTTGCTTCTCATTGACCATGTGGATCCATCTAAATAATGGCGACACTGGTTTACTGGAGTTTTTAGACATTATATCTAGCATGACGAGGTTTGTCCTTATAGAACCACATCCATGGAGGTGCTACCGTAATGCTGAACGAAGAGTTACAAAGTTGGGCTGCGAAGGTTTTGAGCTGTTGCCACATATTAAGATAAGGAATGATGTAGATGTTCAGATAAAGAATTACCTTACTGATAGTTGTGGAATGACTTTAATTAAAGACTTTGGGGCAACAAAATGGAAAAGAAGTATTCACCTTTTCCAAAAGTCAGATTTgaaacacaaattaaaataa
- the LOC140040507 gene encoding sialin-like isoform X2 translates to MKRFLVAGMCSMIKLCLLCMRVNINIAIIEMVQTQNLTEEDASNVTLTTKVPTYVWDKETRQMILSGFFYGYTIAPVPGGWIACRLGGKRVNLFSLISSSILTALIPWSAGVSSNLLIVLRVLDGMAQGLNNAATVVLLGKWAVPHERSTLVSIAFFGLALAEVISNPLSAWICSAYNWPLSFYTYSIFGAVAAILWVVLIYETPEKDPFISSNEVEYLKGFDTGDGENKDKNISVPLLSIVKSSAVWAIVLVYLAYCFGFYFIITEAPTFISEIFGFDLKTTGWLMSILGIADCFFTLTSGVCADFIIRHKYLTIFQTRKLFAFLGTGLCAFLLICMDVFKHSAILSLITLILAFGTLGCNHSSIMPNILDITKHYSGVIIGIMTSVGSCSGFVGPTLIGALISNNIIGGIQLFGVTIFLLFAKAEEQFHHPNKENISKQEMKSYKAIEDN, encoded by the exons ATGAAGCGTTTTTTAGTAGCGGGAATGTGTTCCATGATAAAATTGTGTTTGCTATGCATGAGAGTCAATATAAATATTGCCATAATCGAAATGGTCCAAACTCAGAATTTGACCGAAGAAGACGCTTCAAATGTCACTTTGACAACAAAG GTACCAACTTACGTCTGGGATAAAGAAACACGTCAAATGATACTTAGTGGTTTCTTCTATGGCTATACCATAGCACCCGTTCCCGGTGGATGGATCGCTTGTAGACTAGGTGGGAAACGAGTTAATCTATTTTCACTTATTTCGTCAAGTATTCTTACAGCACTGATACCTTGGTCAGCTGGAGTTAGCAGTAATCTTCTAATAGTTCTACGTGTACTAGACGGCATGGCACAG GGATTAAACAATGCGGCAACGGTGGTGTTACTGGGAAAGTGGGCTGTTCCACATGAACGAAGTACTCTTGTATCCATTGCTTTTTTTG GTTTGGCATTAGCTGAGGTCATCTCTAACCCTCTTTCTGCTTGGATTTGTTCTGCATACAATTGGCCATTATCattttatacataca GTATATTTGGAGCTGTTGCTGCAATATTATGGGTTGTTTTGATTTACGAAACTCCTGAAAAAGATCCGTTTATATCGAGTAACGAGGTCGAATACTTAAAAGGTTTTGACACTGGAGATGGAGAGAATAAAGACAAG AACATATCGGTTCCATTGCTGAGTATAGTTAAATCGTCGGCTGTCTGGGCGATAGTCCTTGTTTACCTGGCttattgttttggtttttattttattattactgaaGCTCCGACATTTATCTCAGAAATATTTGGATTTGACTTAAAAACG ACTGGATGGCTTATGTCGATTCTAGGTATTGCAGATTGCTTCTTTACTCTAACCTCTGGTGTATGTGCAGACTTCATCATTCGTCATAAATACTTAACTATTTTTCAAACAAGGAAACTGTTCGCATTTCTAG gTACTGGGTTATGTGCGTTTTTACTTATCTGTATGGACGTTTTCAAACATAGTGCTATATTATCTCTGATTACACTCATATTGGCATTTGGTACACTCGGATGTAATCATTCGAGTATCATGCCTAACATATTGGACATAACGAAGCATTATTCAGGGGTGATCATAGGAATCATGACAAGTGTAGGAAGTTGTTCTGGATTTGTTGGACCGACACTTATCGGTGCTTTAATAAGCAATAAC ATAATTGGTGGAATACAGTTATTTGGAGTGAcgatatttttattgtttgcaAAAGCAGAGGAACAGTTTCATCATCCtaacaaagaaaatatttcaaaacaaGAAATGAAATCTTATAAAGCCATTGAAGATAACTAA
- the LOC140040507 gene encoding sialin-like isoform X1 has protein sequence MKRFLVAGMCSMIKLCLLCMRVNINIAIIEMVQTQNLTEEDASNVTLTTKVPTYVWDKETRQMILSGFFYGYTIAPVPGGWIACRLGGKRVNLFSLISSSILTALIPWSAGVSSNLLIVLRVLDGMAQGLNNAATVVLLGKWAVPHERSTLVSIAFFGLALAEVISNPLSAWICSAYNWPLSFYTYSIFGAVAAILWVVLIYETPEKDPFISSNEVEYLKGFDTGDGENKDKNISVPLLSIVKSSAVWAIVLVYLAYCFGFYFIITEAPTFISEIFGFDLKTTGWLMSILGIADCFFTLTSGVCADFIIRHKYLTIFQTRKLFAFLGTGLCAFLLICMDVFKHSAILSLITLILAFGTLGCNHSSIMPNILDITKHYSGVIIGIMTSVGSCSGFVGPTLIGALISNNNTYGQWSLMFKIIGGIQLFGVTIFLLFAKAEEQFHHPNKENISKQEMKSYKAIEDN, from the exons ATGAAGCGTTTTTTAGTAGCGGGAATGTGTTCCATGATAAAATTGTGTTTGCTATGCATGAGAGTCAATATAAATATTGCCATAATCGAAATGGTCCAAACTCAGAATTTGACCGAAGAAGACGCTTCAAATGTCACTTTGACAACAAAG GTACCAACTTACGTCTGGGATAAAGAAACACGTCAAATGATACTTAGTGGTTTCTTCTATGGCTATACCATAGCACCCGTTCCCGGTGGATGGATCGCTTGTAGACTAGGTGGGAAACGAGTTAATCTATTTTCACTTATTTCGTCAAGTATTCTTACAGCACTGATACCTTGGTCAGCTGGAGTTAGCAGTAATCTTCTAATAGTTCTACGTGTACTAGACGGCATGGCACAG GGATTAAACAATGCGGCAACGGTGGTGTTACTGGGAAAGTGGGCTGTTCCACATGAACGAAGTACTCTTGTATCCATTGCTTTTTTTG GTTTGGCATTAGCTGAGGTCATCTCTAACCCTCTTTCTGCTTGGATTTGTTCTGCATACAATTGGCCATTATCattttatacataca GTATATTTGGAGCTGTTGCTGCAATATTATGGGTTGTTTTGATTTACGAAACTCCTGAAAAAGATCCGTTTATATCGAGTAACGAGGTCGAATACTTAAAAGGTTTTGACACTGGAGATGGAGAGAATAAAGACAAG AACATATCGGTTCCATTGCTGAGTATAGTTAAATCGTCGGCTGTCTGGGCGATAGTCCTTGTTTACCTGGCttattgttttggtttttattttattattactgaaGCTCCGACATTTATCTCAGAAATATTTGGATTTGACTTAAAAACG ACTGGATGGCTTATGTCGATTCTAGGTATTGCAGATTGCTTCTTTACTCTAACCTCTGGTGTATGTGCAGACTTCATCATTCGTCATAAATACTTAACTATTTTTCAAACAAGGAAACTGTTCGCATTTCTAG gTACTGGGTTATGTGCGTTTTTACTTATCTGTATGGACGTTTTCAAACATAGTGCTATATTATCTCTGATTACACTCATATTGGCATTTGGTACACTCGGATGTAATCATTCGAGTATCATGCCTAACATATTGGACATAACGAAGCATTATTCAGGGGTGATCATAGGAATCATGACAAGTGTAGGAAGTTGTTCTGGATTTGTTGGACCGACACTTATCGGTGCTTTAATAAGCAATAAC AACACATACGGACAATGGTCTTTGATGTTTAAGATAATTGGTGGAATACAGTTATTTGGAGTGAcgatatttttattgtttgcaAAAGCAGAGGAACAGTTTCATCATCCtaacaaagaaaatatttcaaaacaaGAAATGAAATCTTATAAAGCCATTGAAGATAACTAA
- the LOC140040510 gene encoding sialin-like produces the protein MKRYLVAGMCSMVKFCLYCMRINLNIAIIKMVPNSTENNALNVTLTTKATRSEIIYKEIPSYAWSEETRQMILSAVYYGYSVSALLGGLVTHRLGGKRVILFSLLSSSILTALIPWSAGVSTDLLIVLRVLDGMAQGLHNPAMLIILANWSVAHERSTLVSIAYSGVALAEIICNPLSGWICSAYKLGGWPLSFYTYSTFGAVTAILCIFLIYENPDEDPYISSNEVEYLKSFDTTVGEKNKKISAPWLSILTSSAVWAVVIAFSSNAFGFFFIITEAPIFISEVLKFDVKTIGWLMLILGIVECLFALLSGVCADFIVRREMLTILPTRKLIAICSMGLSAFLLICIGFFQDSAILCLITLILAFGLLGCYNTCFMANVLDITKHYSSVIVGIMTCLASSTGFIGPSLFAALLKKKNTNDQWYLMFKIIAGIQLFGLLIFLLFAKAEEQFHSIEENISKQEMKSYESIKDTE, from the exons ATGAAGCGTTATCTTGTAGCTGGAATGTGTTCCATGGTAAAGTTTTGTTTGTATTGCATGAGAATAAATCTCAATATTGCTATAATCAAAATGGTTCCAAATTCTACCGAAAACAACGCGTTAAATGTCACTCTGACAACAAAGGCTACACGGTCTGAAATTATTTACAAAGAg ATACCAAGTTACGCCTGGAGCGAAGAAACACGTCAAATGATACTTAGTGCTGTTTACTATGGGTATAGCGTATCAGCACTTCTTGGAGGATTGGTGACGCACAGACTTGGTGGAAAACGAGTTATTCTATTTTCACTTCTTTCGTCAAGTATTCTTACAGCACTGATACCTTGGTCAGCTGGAGTTAGCACTGATCTTCTAATAGTTCTACGTGTTCTAGACGGCATGGCACAG GGATTACACAATCCGGCAATGTTGATTATACTGGCAAACTGGTCTGTTGCACACGAACGAAGTACACTTGTATCCATTGCCTATTCCG GTGTGGCATTGGCTGAGATTATCTGTAACCCACTGTCCGGTTGGATTTGTTCTGCCTACAAACTCGGTGGATGGCCGTTGTCATTTTATACATACA gtACATTTGGAGCTGTTACTGCAATATTATGCATTTTCCTAATTTACGAAAATCCTGATGAAGATCCGTATATATCGAGTAACGAGGTTGAATATTTGAAAAGTTTTGACACAACTGTTGGAGAGAAAAATAAG AAAATATCGGCTCCATGGTTGAGTATACTAACATCGTCAGCTGTTTGGGCGGTAGTCATTGCTTTCAGTAGCAATGCTTTtggtttcttttttattattactgaaGCACCGATCTTTATCTCCGAAGTCTTAAAATTTGATGTAAAAACG atTGGGTGGCTAATGTTGATTCTAGGTATTGTGGAATGCTTATTTGCCCTGCTCTCTGGTGTATGTGCCGACTTCATTGTTCGCCGTGAAATGCTGACTATTTTGCCAACAAGGAAACTGATCGCAATTTGCA GTATGGGGTTATCTGCTTTCTTACTTATTTGTATAGGATTTTTCCAAGACAGTGCTATATTATGCCTGATTACGCTAATACTAGCATTCGGGTTACTAGGATGTTACAATACCTGTTTTATGGCGAACGTATTGGACATTACGAAGCATTATTCATCAGTGATCGTAGGAATCATGACATGTTTAGCAAGTTCTACTGGATTTATAGGGCCATCATTATTTGCTGcattattaaagaaaaaa AACACAAATGATCAGTGGTACTTGATGTTTAAGATAATTGCGGGAATACAGTTGTTTGGACTgttgatatttttgttgtttgcaAAAGCAGAGGAGCAGTTTCATTCCATCGAAGAAAACATATCCAAACAAGAAATGAAATCGTATGAAAGTATAAAAGATACTGAATAG